Proteins from a genomic interval of Deinococcus radiopugnans ATCC 19172:
- a CDS encoding ABC transporter permease encodes MTAAPPGSAVNPRRPTAAPDVQLIFWLGGLLMLAACFLPWALLRPNRLASGVYMTLPAVWMGVGGVLALAVPLSARLLPRLTPLLSGAALALGFYLLGARMTAAMLGQPEFARASASSGVWVWLLGAGIALYGASQLALPERVWGGLAWLWLPVLVVLALSGQLADWSVLRELDAQQARFLQEVGQHLKLVLTGLGLAVLIGAPLAVWASRRPRAADAVLGFANGVQTIPSLALLGLLIAPLGALATALPFLREVGVSGIGTAPALTALTLYALLPVLRNGLVALRGVSPGALDAARGMGMTDNQRFWRVQLPLALPVWLSGVRQAAVLLVGVASIAQLIGAGGLGYFIFSGLQTAASDLILLGAIPAALLAIGVDALLRGLEVLLTRQWGRG; translated from the coding sequence ATGACCGCCGCTCCGCCGGGTTCGGCCGTCAACCCCCGCCGCCCTACCGCCGCACCCGACGTGCAGCTGATCTTCTGGCTGGGCGGCCTGCTGATGCTGGCCGCGTGTTTCCTGCCGTGGGCGCTCTTGCGGCCCAACCGGCTGGCGTCCGGCGTGTACATGACGCTGCCCGCCGTGTGGATGGGGGTGGGAGGCGTGCTGGCGCTGGCGGTGCCGCTGTCGGCCCGCCTGCTGCCCCGTCTCACCCCGTTGCTGAGCGGCGCGGCCCTGGCGCTGGGCTTTTACCTGCTGGGCGCCCGCATGACCGCCGCCATGCTGGGTCAGCCCGAATTCGCGCGGGCCAGCGCCAGCAGCGGGGTGTGGGTGTGGCTGCTGGGGGCGGGGATTGCCCTGTACGGCGCCAGTCAGCTTGCCCTGCCGGAGCGGGTCTGGGGCGGGCTGGCGTGGCTGTGGCTGCCCGTTCTGGTGGTGCTGGCCCTGAGCGGCCAGCTGGCCGACTGGTCTGTGTTGCGCGAGCTGGACGCCCAGCAGGCCCGGTTCCTGCAGGAGGTAGGACAGCACCTGAAACTGGTGCTGACTGGCCTGGGGCTGGCGGTGCTGATCGGCGCGCCGCTGGCGGTCTGGGCCTCGCGGCGGCCCCGCGCGGCGGACGCGGTGCTGGGCTTTGCCAATGGCGTGCAGACCATTCCCAGTCTGGCGCTGCTGGGTCTGCTGATCGCGCCGCTGGGGGCGCTGGCGACGGCGCTGCCGTTCTTGCGGGAGGTAGGTGTGAGCGGCATCGGCACGGCCCCGGCGCTGACCGCGCTGACGCTGTACGCGCTGCTGCCGGTGCTGAGAAACGGGCTGGTGGCCCTGCGCGGTGTGTCGCCCGGCGCGCTGGACGCTGCGCGCGGTATGGGCATGACCGACAACCAGCGTTTCTGGCGGGTGCAGCTGCCGCTGGCGCTGCCGGTGTGGCTGTCGGGGGTGCGGCAGGCGGCGGTGCTGCTGGTGGGCGTCGCCAGCATCGCTCAGCTGATCGGCGCGGGCGGGCTGGGCTACTTCATCTTCAGCGGCCTGCAAACGGCGGCCAGTGACCTGATTCTGCTGGGCGCCATTCCCGCTGCCCTGCTGGCAATTGGCGTGGACGCCCTGCTGCGCGGCCTGGAAGTGCTGCTGACCCGGCAGTGGGGGCGGGGGTGA
- a CDS encoding AAA family ATPase, which translates to MSRKPLLVLVTGVPGSGKTTLAAALNARLGFALLSRDDFQVRLWNLWQDQPDLLPHVPRAHWAAYYATVDALLDTGVSVVAEGSVHTTRGAAEIAVLLPKADAVVIHCVASRAVTHERFRTRTGVGRRQHPAYTDAENLRQMEENPARWAHFEQPVALEIPKLIVDTGGSYQPRLDNILEFIWKRE; encoded by the coding sequence ATGAGCCGGAAGCCGCTGCTCGTGCTGGTGACGGGCGTGCCGGGCAGCGGCAAGACCACGCTGGCCGCCGCCCTGAACGCGAGGCTGGGCTTTGCCCTGCTCTCCCGCGACGACTTTCAGGTGCGGCTGTGGAACCTGTGGCAGGATCAACCCGATCTGCTGCCCCACGTGCCCAGGGCGCACTGGGCCGCGTATTACGCCACGGTGGATGCCCTGCTGGACACGGGTGTCAGCGTGGTGGCCGAAGGCAGCGTCCACACCACGCGCGGCGCGGCGGAGATTGCGGTGCTGCTGCCGAAAGCAGATGCGGTGGTGATTCATTGCGTGGCCTCCAGAGCCGTGACCCATGAACGCTTTCGCACCCGCACGGGCGTGGGCCGCCGCCAGCATCCCGCGTACACCGACGCCGAGAACCTGCGGCAGATGGAGGAGAATCCGGCTCGTTGGGCGCACTTCGAGCAGCCCGTGGCGCTGGAGATCCCGAAGCTGATTGTGGACACGGGAGGCAGCTATCAGCCCAGGCTCGACAACATCCTAGAGTTCATCTGGAAGCGTGAGTAG
- a CDS encoding peroxiredoxin, giving the protein MTDASPVPQPGQPFPDFTLNDASGQAHALNDYAGRYLVLYVYPKDDTPGCTKEACDFRDSAPLKALGAAIVGVSADDAESHTQFAEKHSLPFPLLSDPDAAYLKSIGSYGPKNLYGKVTEGIKRQTFLIGPDGTLIKSWLAVSVDGHADAVAAAIEKDQNKHA; this is encoded by the coding sequence ATGACAGACGCCTCCCCCGTTCCCCAGCCCGGCCAGCCCTTTCCCGACTTCACCCTGAACGACGCCTCCGGCCAGGCCCACGCGCTGAACGACTACGCGGGCCGGTACCTGGTGCTGTACGTGTATCCCAAGGACGACACCCCCGGCTGCACCAAAGAGGCGTGCGATTTCCGCGACAGCGCCCCGCTCAAGGCGCTGGGCGCGGCCATCGTGGGCGTCAGCGCGGACGACGCCGAGAGCCACACCCAGTTTGCCGAGAAGCACAGCCTGCCCTTTCCGCTGCTGAGTGACCCGGACGCCGCGTACCTGAAAAGCATCGGTTCCTACGGCCCCAAGAACCTGTACGGCAAGGTCACCGAGGGCATCAAGCGCCAGACCTTCCTGATCGGGCCGGACGGCACCCTGATCAAGAGCTGGCTGGCCGTGTCGGTGGACGGGCACGCAGACGCGGTGGCGGCGGCCATCGAGAAGGACCAGAACAAGCATGCCTGA
- the pulA gene encoding pullulanase-type alpha-1,6-glucosidase gives MNPLATLLTLALAASAAAQPFPASPLAALTQTAPSAQAAAQPIPKNVLRVRYLRPDGTYAGWGLHVWEDAAKPTEWAAPLQPTGVDAGGAYWDVPLKDGAAKVGFIVHKGDEKDPGADFFADPAKGREVLIRSGKAEFAYVAQETPVPANTARINYYRPDGQYDGWGLHVWEDTAKPTEWTAPLNQTGKNDFGVYWDVPMKTDWKKLNFIIHKGDEKDPGPDMTLSAEQGTQAWIVSGNAAVNTARPETSVRQIGDLRKQGAIMLGRDTVAVKPGFVQPGALLTLHAALDASLKLTPAGVDGGAGLTLEAVEGGLTAAQKARVPYLANYTLLRVREEDRGKIDSALRGQLAVSSVMPDGTVLDVTGVQTALALDDLYAYSGPLGVTWAGNVPTVRVWAPTAQDVKLHVSDVDGKNEKTVAMTREKSGVWTAKGDATWKNRAYLFETKVFAPSTGKIETNLVTDPYSVGLTLNSARSLLIDLNDAAQKPAGWDTLKKPALNSVNDLSFYELHLRDFSAADATVPAAQRGTYLAFTRSGSNGMKHLKALADAGLKAIHLLPTFDIATINENKTQWKTPGDLSKFPPDSDEQQKAVNAVKDADAYNWGYDPYHYMVPEGSYAVKADERTKEYRQMVMALNASGLRVVQDVVFNHTNASGQAERSVLDKIVPGYYHRLNADGGVENSTCCSNTATEHTMMRRLMIDTLVLMAKAYKVDGFRFDLMGHHMVEDMKAARAALDALTVAKDGVDGRKIYLYGEGWDFGEVQGGKRGVNATQVNLYGQGIGTFNDRIRDAVRGGNPFGGLQEQGFATGLVGLPNGQKGNTDTAKLLQLSDLIRVGLTGNLRDYKLTNAAGQTVTGAGIKYGDAPAGYAASPREAINYASAHDNQTLFDAVLLKAPQNATGAQRTRMQNLANSIILLGQGLPFSTSGDDLLRSKSFDTDSYNSGDWFNTIDWTGTTNGFGRGLPLAEKNADNWPLYRPILGNAALQPGPADIGRAFDAYREFLRVRYSSDLFRMATAAQVQQGLTFLNTGPRQIPGVIAMKLSGAVTATNPYRNIVVVFNGGGKAVTVTDAKLAGLNLSLHPVLAASTDAVVKTSTYAGNGVTVPGLTTAVFVGK, from the coding sequence ATGAACCCACTGGCGACGCTCCTGACGCTCGCGCTGGCTGCCTCGGCGGCGGCGCAGCCCTTTCCCGCCTCCCCGCTCGCCGCCCTGACGCAGACCGCGCCCTCAGCCCAGGCGGCGGCCCAGCCCATCCCCAAAAACGTGCTGCGCGTGCGCTACCTGCGCCCCGACGGCACCTACGCCGGCTGGGGCCTGCACGTCTGGGAGGACGCCGCCAAACCCACCGAGTGGGCCGCGCCGCTTCAACCGACCGGCGTGGACGCGGGCGGCGCGTACTGGGACGTGCCGCTGAAGGACGGTGCGGCCAAGGTGGGCTTTATCGTCCACAAGGGCGACGAGAAAGACCCTGGCGCGGACTTTTTCGCCGATCCCGCCAAGGGCCGCGAGGTGCTGATCCGCAGCGGCAAGGCCGAGTTCGCCTACGTGGCGCAGGAAACGCCTGTGCCCGCCAACACCGCCCGCATCAACTACTACCGCCCGGACGGCCAGTACGACGGCTGGGGCCTGCACGTCTGGGAGGACACCGCCAAGCCCACCGAGTGGACCGCGCCGCTGAACCAGACGGGCAAGAATGATTTCGGTGTGTACTGGGACGTGCCCATGAAGACCGACTGGAAGAAGCTGAATTTCATCATCCACAAGGGCGACGAGAAGGATCCTGGCCCCGACATGACGCTGAGCGCCGAACAGGGCACTCAGGCGTGGATCGTCAGCGGCAACGCGGCGGTCAACACCGCCAGACCCGAGACCAGCGTGCGGCAGATCGGTGACCTGAGGAAGCAGGGGGCGATTATGCTGGGACGCGACACGGTGGCGGTCAAGCCCGGCTTCGTTCAACCGGGCGCGCTTTTAACGCTGCACGCGGCCCTCGACGCCTCGCTGAAGCTGACCCCGGCGGGCGTGGACGGCGGCGCTGGCCTCACGCTGGAAGCAGTCGAGGGCGGCCTGACGGCGGCGCAGAAGGCCAGGGTGCCGTATCTGGCGAATTACACGCTGCTGCGCGTGCGCGAGGAAGACCGGGGCAAGATAGACTCGGCGCTGAGGGGTCAACTGGCGGTGTCCTCGGTGATGCCCGACGGCACTGTGCTGGACGTGACCGGGGTGCAGACGGCCCTGGCGCTGGACGATCTGTACGCCTACAGCGGGCCGCTGGGCGTGACCTGGGCGGGCAACGTTCCCACCGTGCGCGTCTGGGCCCCCACCGCGCAGGACGTGAAACTGCACGTCAGCGACGTGGACGGCAAGAACGAGAAAACGGTGGCGATGACCCGCGAGAAGAGCGGCGTGTGGACGGCCAAGGGTGACGCCACTTGGAAGAACCGCGCCTATCTGTTCGAAACCAAGGTCTTCGCCCCCAGCACCGGCAAGATCGAGACCAACCTCGTGACCGATCCGTATTCGGTGGGCCTGACCCTGAACAGCGCGCGCAGCCTCCTGATCGATCTGAACGACGCCGCGCAAAAGCCTGCCGGATGGGACACCCTGAAGAAGCCCGCGCTGAACTCGGTCAACGATCTGAGCTTCTACGAACTGCACCTGCGCGATTTCAGTGCCGCCGACGCGACAGTTCCGGCGGCGCAGCGCGGCACCTACCTGGCCTTTACCCGGAGCGGCAGCAACGGCATGAAGCACCTGAAGGCGCTGGCCGACGCAGGCCTGAAGGCCATTCACCTGCTGCCCACCTTCGACATCGCCACCATCAACGAGAACAAGACGCAGTGGAAGACGCCGGGCGATCTGAGCAAATTCCCGCCCGACAGCGACGAGCAGCAGAAGGCCGTGAACGCCGTCAAGGACGCCGACGCCTACAACTGGGGCTACGATCCCTACCACTACATGGTGCCGGAGGGCAGCTACGCCGTGAAGGCGGACGAGCGCACGAAGGAGTACCGCCAGATGGTGATGGCCCTGAACGCCTCGGGCCTGCGGGTGGTGCAGGACGTGGTGTTCAACCACACCAACGCGTCGGGGCAGGCCGAGCGCAGCGTGCTGGACAAGATCGTGCCCGGCTACTACCACCGCCTGAACGCGGACGGCGGTGTGGAGAACAGCACCTGCTGCTCGAACACCGCCACCGAACACACCATGATGCGCCGCCTGATGATCGACACGCTGGTGTTAATGGCGAAGGCGTACAAGGTGGACGGCTTCCGCTTTGACCTGATGGGCCACCACATGGTGGAGGACATGAAGGCGGCGCGGGCTGCTCTGGACGCCCTGACCGTGGCGAAAGACGGCGTGGACGGCAGGAAGATCTACCTGTACGGCGAGGGCTGGGACTTCGGCGAGGTGCAGGGGGGCAAGCGCGGCGTGAATGCCACGCAGGTCAACCTGTACGGCCAGGGCATCGGCACCTTCAATGACCGCATCCGCGACGCGGTGCGCGGCGGTAACCCGTTCGGCGGCCTGCAGGAACAGGGCTTCGCCACCGGACTGGTGGGCCTGCCCAACGGCCAGAAGGGCAACACGGATACGGCCAAGTTGCTTCAACTCTCGGATCTGATCCGGGTGGGCCTGACGGGTAACCTGCGCGATTACAAGCTGACCAACGCGGCGGGGCAAACCGTCACGGGCGCGGGCATCAAATACGGCGACGCGCCCGCCGGGTACGCGGCCAGCCCACGCGAGGCCATCAACTACGCCAGCGCACACGACAACCAGACCCTGTTCGACGCCGTGCTGCTCAAGGCCCCACAGAACGCGACGGGGGCGCAGCGCACGCGCATGCAGAACCTCGCCAACAGCATCATTCTGCTGGGCCAGGGGCTGCCGTTCAGCACCTCCGGCGATGACCTGCTGCGCTCCAAGAGCTTCGACACCGACAGCTACAACAGCGGCGACTGGTTCAACACCATCGACTGGACTGGGACAACCAACGGCTTTGGCCGGGGCTTACCCCTGGCCGAGAAGAACGCCGACAACTGGCCGCTGTACCGCCCCATCCTGGGCAACGCGGCGCTGCAACCCGGTCCCGCCGATATTGGGCGGGCCTTCGATGCCTACCGCGAGTTCCTGCGGGTGCGCTACTCCTCTGACCTGTTCCGTATGGCGACGGCGGCGCAGGTGCAGCAGGGCCTGACGTTCCTGAACACTGGTCCCAGGCAGATTCCCGGCGTGATTGCGATGAAACTCAGCGGCGCGGTCACGGCCACCAATCCCTACAGGAACATCGTCGTGGTCTTCAACGGCGGCGGGAAAGCCGTGACCGTGACCGACGCGAAGCTGGCGGGTCTGAACCTGAGCCTGCATCCCGTGCTGGCGGCCAGCACGGATGCCGTCGTCAAGACCAGCACATACGCTGGAAATGGCGTCACCGTGCCAGGGCTGACGACGGCGGTGTTCGTCGGGAAATGA
- a CDS encoding glycine betaine ABC transporter substrate-binding protein, with translation MKASTLTRSTLAVLAASLLAAASAKPIIVGSKLDPEAQILGQMILLTLKNAGLETTDKTNLGDTGVNRKAILAGEIDVYPEYTGNAVYLFPAAKITPKQAGNPGTIYGLARQLDSKNGITWLKPANVNNTWVISVPQKLATAEKLKSVADLAKYINGGGKFKIAGSPEYFNRPDTFPAFEAAYGFKLKPDQKLVLAGATPPQAQQAASNGTNGVNAAMAYGTDGTLAALSMVALTDPKGAQFVYQPAPIIRTSTLKDNPQVEAALNKVFASLNASTLQGLNAKVALEGQTPQAVAQAYLKSKGLIK, from the coding sequence ATGAAAGCGTCAACCCTAACCCGTTCCACCCTGGCCGTGCTGGCCGCCTCGCTGCTGGCCGCCGCGTCCGCCAAGCCTATTATCGTGGGCAGCAAACTCGACCCCGAGGCGCAGATTCTGGGGCAGATGATTCTGCTGACCCTCAAGAACGCGGGCCTGGAGACCACCGACAAGACCAACCTGGGCGACACCGGCGTGAACCGCAAGGCGATCCTGGCCGGCGAAATCGACGTGTACCCCGAGTACACCGGCAACGCGGTCTACCTGTTCCCGGCGGCCAAGATCACGCCCAAGCAGGCGGGCAATCCCGGCACCATCTACGGCTTGGCGCGGCAACTGGACAGCAAGAACGGCATCACCTGGCTCAAGCCCGCCAACGTGAACAACACCTGGGTAATCTCGGTGCCGCAGAAACTGGCGACCGCTGAGAAGCTCAAGAGCGTGGCCGATCTGGCGAAGTACATCAACGGCGGCGGCAAGTTCAAGATTGCGGGCAGCCCTGAGTACTTCAACCGCCCCGACACCTTCCCGGCTTTCGAGGCCGCCTACGGCTTCAAGCTCAAGCCCGATCAGAAGCTGGTGCTGGCGGGCGCGACGCCTCCGCAGGCGCAGCAGGCCGCCTCGAACGGCACCAACGGCGTGAACGCGGCGATGGCCTACGGCACCGACGGCACGCTGGCGGCCCTGAGCATGGTGGCGCTGACCGATCCCAAGGGCGCGCAGTTCGTGTACCAGCCCGCGCCGATCATCCGCACCAGCACCCTCAAGGACAACCCGCAGGTGGAAGCCGCGCTGAACAAGGTCTTCGCCAGCCTGAACGCCAGCACCCTGCAGGGGCTGAACGCCAAGGTGGCCCTCGAAGGCCAGACCCCGCAGGCCGTGGCGCAGGCCTACCTGAAGTCCAAGGGTCTGATCAAGTAA